A portion of the Leptospira noumeaensis genome contains these proteins:
- a CDS encoding acetoacetate--CoA ligase codes for MATQNILWIPHSKETNLSRFLGHLETKFHKSFSDYVSLHKFSVEEYQLFWKEWLSYSGFKLHREPDQTIETGDHFSKSNWFPGALYNFAENLLEVGNPNDLALFFYSEDGQIQRLTYSELKNEVLKLQKHLNSLGVKKGDRVVGLVPNAPISTIGMLATTSLGAIWSSASPDFGVRGILDRFEQIQPKVLISVESYLFKGKKISIVDKLEEVSNKLTNTKNSEFKQTLIYDFVEPIKDFGKIQFPFHYNEIRSVNLGEKIHYTSIAFSDPVYIMFSSGTTGLPKCIVQGGGVLLNHTKELSLHCNVSKQNRFFYYTTCGWMMWNWSQSVLALGATLYQFDGNPFHPSWETLWSMANKESIQVFGTSAKYLSVLEEEKIQVQTKYPLPDLQVILSTGSPLPNSGFRYVYENIKQDVQLSSISGGTDLNGCFALGNPGLPVFEGQIQCKGLGMDVQVFNDMGKSVENEKGELVCPTPFPSMPLSFWNDESGAKYKSAYFETYDNIWCHGDFASITAENGLVIYGRSDATLNPGGVRIGTADIYSVVSTIPEVVDSVIIGQDYKDDVRVVLFVVMAPGVTLDESLIKKIKEQIKLETSPRHVPALVLSVPEIPYTVNGKKVEIAVKQTVAGLEVKNKNALSNPNSLDHFKNRKELSV; via the coding sequence ATGGCGACTCAAAATATACTTTGGATACCTCATTCAAAAGAGACAAACCTATCCCGTTTTTTAGGTCATTTAGAAACTAAGTTTCACAAGTCATTTTCTGATTATGTTTCTTTGCATAAATTTTCTGTAGAAGAATACCAATTGTTCTGGAAGGAATGGTTGTCTTATTCCGGTTTTAAGTTACACCGTGAACCGGATCAAACGATAGAAACAGGTGATCATTTTTCTAAATCAAATTGGTTTCCTGGTGCCTTGTATAATTTTGCAGAGAATTTACTTGAGGTTGGAAATCCGAATGATCTTGCATTGTTTTTTTATTCGGAAGATGGCCAAATTCAAAGATTAACTTATTCGGAATTAAAGAATGAAGTATTAAAATTACAAAAACATTTGAATTCGCTTGGTGTAAAAAAAGGGGATCGTGTTGTGGGTCTTGTTCCCAATGCCCCCATTTCTACAATTGGAATGTTGGCAACTACTTCGTTAGGTGCTATATGGTCTAGTGCTTCACCAGATTTTGGTGTTCGGGGAATCCTTGATAGGTTCGAACAGATCCAACCCAAAGTTTTGATTTCTGTTGAGTCATATTTGTTTAAAGGCAAAAAAATTTCCATTGTTGATAAGTTGGAAGAAGTTTCAAACAAACTGACAAATACAAAAAACTCTGAATTCAAACAAACCTTAATTTATGATTTTGTGGAACCTATTAAAGATTTTGGAAAAATCCAATTCCCATTTCATTATAATGAAATCCGTTCGGTAAATTTAGGAGAAAAGATTCATTACACTTCAATTGCTTTTTCCGATCCAGTTTACATTATGTTTTCTTCGGGAACAACAGGTTTACCGAAATGTATTGTTCAGGGAGGAGGAGTTTTACTTAACCATACCAAGGAACTTTCGTTACACTGCAATGTGTCCAAACAAAATCGGTTTTTTTATTATACAACTTGCGGATGGATGATGTGGAACTGGTCACAATCCGTATTGGCATTGGGCGCTACACTCTATCAATTTGATGGAAACCCATTCCATCCTTCTTGGGAAACTTTATGGTCTATGGCAAACAAAGAATCCATCCAAGTTTTTGGAACGAGTGCCAAATACCTTTCTGTTTTGGAAGAGGAAAAAATTCAAGTCCAAACAAAGTATCCTTTGCCAGATTTACAAGTGATCCTTTCTACTGGTTCACCTTTACCTAATTCTGGATTTCGTTATGTGTATGAAAATATAAAACAAGATGTGCAACTTTCTTCTATCTCAGGTGGAACTGACTTAAATGGATGTTTTGCTTTGGGGAATCCTGGTTTACCAGTGTTTGAAGGTCAAATTCAGTGTAAAGGTTTGGGGATGGACGTACAAGTTTTTAACGATATGGGAAAATCCGTTGAAAATGAAAAAGGGGAACTTGTTTGTCCCACACCATTTCCTTCTATGCCACTATCTTTTTGGAATGATGAATCAGGGGCCAAATACAAATCCGCTTACTTTGAAACTTACGATAATATTTGGTGTCATGGTGATTTTGCATCGATCACAGCTGAAAATGGATTAGTGATTTATGGTCGCTCCGATGCTACACTGAACCCAGGTGGTGTGAGAATAGGAACGGCTGATATTTACTCTGTGGTTTCAACAATTCCAGAAGTGGTCGACAGTGTGATCATTGGCCAAGACTATAAGGATGATGTAAGAGTGGTTTTGTTTGTGGTTATGGCGCCGGGAGTCACTTTAGACGAGTCTTTAATTAAAAAAATCAAAGAACAAATCAAATTAGAAACTTCTCCGAGACATGTTCCGGCTTTAGTTCTTTCAGTTCCAGAAATCCCCTATACAGTGAATGGGAAAAAAGTAGAAATTGCCGTCAAACAAACCGTAGCTGGTTTGGAAGTAAAAAACAAAAACGCATTATCCAATCCAAATTCACTAGACCATTTTAAAAACAGAAAGGAACTGAGCGTATGA
- a CDS encoding MBOAT family O-acyltransferase produces MLFNSIDYLYFFIACYSIYWILPSQFRKYVLIIFSLLFYGYWSGSFLIHFVIFIVLSHFCVLGILKTRKKIFLYLGVGLNLLNLCFFKYILTYLQYLMKEGELSIPFLQSLSEFVLPLAISFYTFQMIAYIVDAWRGKFTESPFMNFLLFILFFPQLIAGPIMRHDDFYGQIDNAKLNVDFLQRGILHIISGLVKKVLIADQLAKIINPVYMNPGEYDGISILLTTVAFSFQVYGDFSGYTDLARGSAFLLGYEIPENFRSPFLSVSFSELWSRWHYTLSTWIRDYLYIPLGGNRVSEIRYNINTIVVMSLSGLWHGNTYTFFLWGFFHGIFLSIERIVFGKPDRKSMSFGKKILAVLWIFAIFCILATFFRIDSLNKIYIFWSSALNQTGKFIYRPDFWGLLAVSYLLQVLEFKNYFSDKLKPYVNWIIPVLIFLVYFAIIKIESPVETFIYFQF; encoded by the coding sequence ATGCTGTTCAATTCCATTGACTATCTTTACTTTTTTATAGCTTGTTATTCTATTTATTGGATTTTACCTTCTCAGTTTCGCAAATACGTTCTTATCATTTTCTCACTGTTATTCTACGGATATTGGAGTGGTTCTTTTTTAATCCATTTTGTTATATTCATCGTTCTTTCTCATTTTTGTGTATTGGGGATTTTAAAAACTAGAAAAAAAATATTCTTATACCTAGGTGTAGGGCTCAACCTGCTCAATCTTTGTTTTTTTAAGTACATTTTGACCTACCTTCAATACCTGATGAAAGAAGGTGAATTATCAATACCTTTCCTCCAATCTTTATCTGAGTTTGTTTTGCCACTTGCAATTAGTTTTTATACATTTCAAATGATCGCCTACATTGTTGATGCGTGGAGAGGAAAATTCACCGAATCTCCATTTATGAATTTTCTTTTATTCATTTTATTTTTCCCACAACTCATCGCAGGTCCAATCATGCGCCATGATGATTTTTATGGGCAAATCGATAATGCAAAACTTAACGTTGATTTTTTACAGAGAGGAATCCTTCACATCATCTCTGGACTTGTCAAAAAAGTTTTAATCGCTGACCAATTAGCAAAAATTATCAATCCTGTTTATATGAATCCAGGTGAATACGATGGAATTTCTATTTTGCTAACTACCGTTGCTTTTTCTTTTCAAGTGTATGGAGATTTTTCTGGTTATACGGATTTAGCAAGAGGTTCTGCCTTTTTGTTAGGTTACGAAATTCCTGAAAACTTCCGATCTCCATTTTTATCAGTGAGTTTTAGTGAACTATGGTCTAGATGGCATTATACTCTCTCTACCTGGATTCGTGACTACTTGTACATCCCGTTAGGTGGCAATCGAGTTTCAGAAATAAGATATAATATCAACACCATCGTTGTTATGTCTTTATCTGGATTATGGCATGGGAATACTTATACATTCTTTTTATGGGGATTTTTTCACGGGATCTTTTTATCTATAGAACGAATTGTTTTTGGAAAACCAGATCGCAAATCCATGAGTTTTGGAAAAAAGATTTTGGCAGTTCTTTGGATTTTTGCCATTTTTTGTATCCTTGCTACTTTTTTTCGAATCGATTCGTTAAACAAAATATATATCTTTTGGTCTTCTGCATTGAACCAAACAGGTAAGTTTATATATCGTCCGGATTTTTGGGGACTATTAGCTGTTAGTTATCTTTTACAAGTTTTGGAATTCAAAAATTATTTTTCAGACAAACTAAAACCTTACGTAAATTGGATCATTCCAGTTCTTATCTTTTTAGTTTATTTTGCTATCATCAAAATCGAATCCCCAGTGGAAACATTCATTTACTTCCAATTTTAA
- a CDS encoding DUF1574 family protein produces the protein MKEIRLYFIPFLLLLLVILVDKLICIPDIRESGRRTYKAGQNLVLGMPTIWEENKTIQKSGKRVVVVTGTSRSESFHQWKEIPISKSIIQEPVYFETRTAIKASEFLLYYLIIKSMTDSGFKPDVLFLEFSEEMFNENNVYTYKTKWAELMLHEDELLDIYDAMNPQFKRDIIARLLFLGYNYHFNPILAVKNLVSGKRVANDDYFIGLSSYMNEKKPFAPDHIGYHVNNFPEKEYQDRIVGYAESRKLYFLNNYRISNPEINFFRKIIDHAEKHNIPMVIWEPQIHPYFQDIRKKITGGELFNKNIKQFIDPNSKNIRYISLNEGNTNCQTYVDCSHVSPICVPEIADKLLQIAKEIPNYK, from the coding sequence ATGAAAGAAATTCGCCTTTATTTTATCCCCTTCTTACTTTTACTCCTGGTCATTTTAGTAGATAAGTTAATTTGTATTCCTGATATTCGCGAAAGTGGCAGAAGGACTTATAAAGCCGGCCAGAATTTGGTTTTGGGTATGCCTACCATTTGGGAAGAAAATAAAACCATCCAAAAAAGTGGTAAACGAGTCGTGGTGGTTACGGGGACTTCTCGTTCAGAAAGTTTCCACCAATGGAAAGAAATTCCAATATCCAAGTCGATCATCCAAGAACCAGTTTATTTTGAAACCAGAACAGCCATTAAAGCATCTGAATTTTTATTATATTATTTAATCATAAAGTCTATGACGGATTCTGGATTCAAACCGGATGTTCTATTTCTAGAGTTTTCAGAAGAAATGTTCAATGAAAACAATGTGTACACATACAAAACAAAGTGGGCAGAACTTATGTTACACGAAGATGAGCTTCTGGACATCTACGATGCAATGAACCCACAATTCAAACGGGATATCATTGCTCGACTTTTGTTTTTAGGTTACAATTACCATTTCAATCCAATCCTTGCGGTAAAAAATTTAGTCTCAGGCAAAAGAGTCGCTAATGATGATTATTTCATTGGTTTATCTTCTTATATGAATGAAAAAAAACCTTTTGCACCGGATCACATTGGTTACCATGTAAATAATTTTCCGGAGAAAGAATACCAAGATCGAATCGTTGGTTATGCGGAGTCTCGAAAACTCTATTTTTTAAACAATTACCGAATTTCGAATCCCGAAATCAATTTCTTTCGTAAGATCATAGATCATGCAGAAAAACATAATATTCCCATGGTCATTTGGGAACCGCAGATCCACCCTTACTTTCAAGACATAAGAAAAAAAATCACTGGTGGCGAACTTTTTAATAAAAATATTAAACAATTTATCGATCCAAATTCAAAAAATATTCGTTATATAAGTTTGAATGAAGGGAACACAAATTGTCAGACTTATGTGGATTGTAGCCATGTTTCTCCAATTTGTGTGCCAGAAATTGCAGATAAGTTATTGCAAATCGCAAAGGAAATTCCAAACTATAAGTAA
- a CDS encoding TolC family protein, whose translation MNYFFITKHWDVFLFCLVYIHFYVFPIHGEPNEFSMNSCRKDNSILELSRCIVSKHPDYRIEEIKLKEISGRKKIASYYFPSNPTFSSYIATRKGETSNSFLSGPNAANNFQVMVNQEIFTNGKKEIAVQIADEEFKAQVFRLESVRRSLEFEALKKMTRFRYLYLEEENSRDNLNLVKELKKISKARVNEGLSPGIDESLSESEEIRIYKIWSQIHRLSENTNSELEVLLGFPLEKETIQTQNWILPKDLPKEKTELIQLAMEKRPELMLSEKEIELALLRQNEVRRQKIPNVSLGAFAQNDGFNEKVVGGMVSFPMTIWRDYEGETIIASAKIDNSKELKESVSRNIKQEVLFAITNYLTLSEEIKFYDESKMERAESDLKNLQEAIRFGKIKIIDAINQQRILLQTKLNYLNTKTEFELSQIELVRVLGLPSDSLGIKP comes from the coding sequence ATGAATTATTTTTTTATCACCAAACATTGGGATGTATTTCTATTTTGTTTGGTTTATATCCATTTCTATGTTTTTCCAATACATGGAGAACCTAATGAATTTTCGATGAACAGTTGTCGAAAAGACAATTCAATATTAGAACTCAGTCGTTGTATTGTTAGTAAACATCCTGACTATCGAATCGAAGAAATTAAATTAAAGGAAATCTCAGGTAGGAAAAAAATTGCTTCTTACTATTTTCCATCAAATCCAACTTTTAGTAGTTACATAGCCACAAGGAAAGGAGAAACATCCAATTCTTTTCTCAGTGGGCCAAATGCAGCTAATAACTTTCAAGTCATGGTCAACCAAGAGATCTTTACTAATGGGAAAAAAGAAATTGCCGTCCAAATTGCTGACGAAGAATTTAAAGCGCAAGTTTTCCGATTAGAGTCTGTAAGGCGATCCTTAGAATTTGAAGCTCTAAAAAAAATGACGAGGTTTCGATATCTTTACTTAGAAGAAGAAAACAGTCGTGATAATTTAAACCTTGTTAAAGAATTAAAAAAAATCTCAAAAGCAAGAGTGAATGAAGGGCTTTCTCCAGGAATCGATGAATCCTTGTCGGAATCAGAAGAAATCAGAATCTACAAAATCTGGAGCCAAATCCATAGACTTTCAGAAAATACAAATTCGGAATTGGAAGTTTTACTTGGATTTCCTTTAGAAAAAGAAACCATCCAAACTCAAAATTGGATTTTACCAAAAGATTTACCCAAAGAAAAAACTGAGTTAATCCAACTGGCAATGGAAAAACGTCCAGAACTAATGCTTTCAGAAAAAGAAATTGAGTTAGCACTCCTTCGCCAAAATGAAGTGAGGCGACAAAAAATTCCAAATGTATCCTTAGGAGCTTTTGCCCAAAACGATGGGTTCAATGAAAAAGTAGTAGGAGGGATGGTCAGTTTCCCTATGACCATTTGGAGAGATTATGAAGGAGAAACCATCATTGCATCTGCAAAAATTGATAATTCCAAAGAACTAAAAGAATCTGTTTCCAGAAATATCAAACAAGAAGTTTTATTTGCAATAACGAATTACCTAACTCTGTCAGAAGAAATTAAATTCTATGATGAATCCAAAATGGAACGGGCAGAATCAGATTTAAAAAATCTTCAGGAAGCGATTCGATTTGGAAAGATAAAAATTATAGATGCCATCAACCAACAAAGAATTCTTTTACAAACAAAACTAAACTATCTGAACACAAAAACAGAATTTGAATTATCTCAAATTGAACTCGTTCGTGTTCTCGGATTACCTAGCGACTCATTAGGGATCAAACCATGA
- a CDS encoding efflux RND transporter periplasmic adaptor subunit: MKKQTLILIVSILLISASVYFWKFGKTNNDLESTKETNDIVKLSSENRKSLGIETEIIQRESIQTKIELIGETEAVPDAIIDVPTRISGRITSVFFVEGDTIKKGQKLVTIDSPELAKLRSTFLVAKSKFTAAEQNLNRIESLVKMNLAAKQEFIDAESNLKVVESEKNAAVENLRANGLSIDNSASGVYTVFAPRAGLALSRNAIPGSMVLGNQILTTIAELSDLWFQAKIFENDLKYLSEGDSGKIILNAYPDLEFDGILEHIGEKVDPESRTVHARVVFKNKNRKAKIGLFGKAILMVNQREGIQVSEEAVQSYQDQKYIFIESKPNEFHWVKIKIGSVNDGNVEILSGITPGDKVVTKSAFELKAILFKSTFGGE; the protein is encoded by the coding sequence ATGAAAAAACAAACACTTATCTTAATCGTGTCCATTCTATTGATTTCTGCTTCCGTATACTTTTGGAAGTTTGGAAAAACAAACAATGATTTGGAATCAACAAAAGAAACAAATGACATAGTCAAACTTTCTTCAGAAAATCGAAAAAGTTTAGGAATAGAAACTGAAATTATCCAAAGAGAATCCATCCAAACAAAAATCGAACTGATTGGAGAAACAGAAGCTGTACCTGATGCCATCATTGATGTACCAACTAGAATTTCAGGACGAATTACTTCAGTTTTTTTTGTAGAAGGAGATACAATCAAAAAAGGCCAAAAACTAGTAACAATTGATTCACCAGAACTTGCAAAACTTAGATCAACTTTTCTAGTAGCAAAATCTAAATTTACCGCAGCAGAACAAAATCTAAATCGAATTGAATCGTTGGTAAAAATGAATCTAGCCGCAAAACAAGAGTTTATTGATGCTGAATCAAATCTAAAAGTGGTTGAATCAGAAAAAAATGCAGCTGTAGAAAATTTAAGGGCCAACGGCTTATCCATTGATAACTCAGCATCTGGTGTGTATACTGTATTTGCACCAAGGGCAGGGCTTGCTCTTTCTAGAAATGCTATTCCTGGTTCTATGGTTTTGGGAAACCAAATCCTAACAACCATTGCAGAACTTTCAGATCTTTGGTTCCAAGCAAAAATATTTGAAAACGATTTAAAATATCTTTCGGAAGGTGATTCCGGAAAAATTATTTTGAATGCTTATCCTGATTTGGAATTTGACGGAATATTAGAACATATTGGTGAAAAGGTGGATCCTGAATCTCGAACAGTCCATGCAAGAGTTGTTTTTAAAAATAAAAATCGTAAAGCAAAGATTGGTTTATTTGGAAAAGCCATTCTTATGGTCAATCAAAGAGAAGGAATACAAGTTTCGGAAGAAGCTGTTCAATCTTACCAAGATCAAAAGTATATTTTTATAGAATCCAAACCAAACGAGTTTCATTGGGTAAAAATTAAAATAGGAAGTGTGAATGATGGAAATGTAGAAATTCTTTCGGGAATTACACCGGGAGATAAAGTAGTCACAAAATCTGCATTCGAACTAAAAGCCATTTTATTCAAATCAACATTTGGTGGAGAATAA
- a CDS encoding efflux RND transporter permease subunit — protein MEFLTKIVQFSLQNRLLVIILTVLLVFGGFYSLNHLKVDAVPDITNVQVQVITTSPSLSTLEIEQYITLPVERAITGIPNLIEVRSVSRYGFSLVTAVFADGTDLWKSRQLVSERLTEASENIPAIFGKPVIGPITTGLGEVFQFTLESEFHTQMELTTYLNWYINPTLKTVPGIVEVNSFGGKTKQYQVIVDPFKAASLGVSLNQIVSAVESNNLSIGSGYIERSGEQLIVGSDGLLKEITDFEKIQVGKMGDGFPIYLSSIAKIEEGSRLRKGAATATGKSEVVGAVTLMLLGENSLEVTTAVKEKITQIEKTLPTGMKIKPYYDRSIMVKNTLNTIVWNLSEGAILVIIILFLMIGDFRSGLVIASVIPLAMLFAISLMFLRDLPANLMSMGAIDFGLIVDGAVILIENSHRRLGLKRKELKRDLTDKEQKETILNATIEVRKATIYGEIIIGIVYIPILTLSGTEGKMFIPMATTVLFALLGAFFLTLTLIPVLASYFLKGGHIAEGETKFFQKIHEWYTPKLEYCLKESKKVTYSSIGVLVLSIILFFRLGGEFLPKLDEGNLLIEISRYPSTTLTESLQSSMKIEKAILKEIPEITEVVSRTGSPELAIEPMGVEKTDMYMDMKPRSEWKLSKMELELKLQEIIERVAPQVAFGLSQPIEMRNNEIMAGIRADVGIKIFGDDLTKLKSLAEEISKKIKNIPGVVDLRIEQLYGLEYLRIKPNREKLARYDQSIVDVGRVTGSISSGVPAGIIYEGMKRFDIVVKTDVSGNPEQIKNIPIKVGKNSFAPLHELSEIYIEDGPVQIYHQNQNRYALVQFNIRGSDMVSTVKLVQSVLEKEIKFPSGYHYTTGGEFEKFESATKTLYIVVPITLLIIFLILYFAFNELSAAIIIFLNVPFAITGGIFALYIRSLPFSISAGVGFIALFGIAVLNGLVLISFIRSLEHEGKSKKEAVKEAALSRLRPVLTTALLASIGFIPMAVSSSPGAEVQRPLATVVIGGLISASALTLFVLPLVYLKFAAKKAFILSKDA, from the coding sequence ATGGAATTTTTAACAAAAATTGTTCAATTCTCTCTACAAAATCGACTTTTAGTAATTATTCTAACAGTATTACTTGTGTTTGGTGGTTTTTATTCACTGAATCACTTAAAAGTAGATGCAGTGCCAGACATTACCAATGTTCAAGTACAAGTGATCACAACTTCCCCTTCTCTCTCGACTTTAGAAATTGAACAGTATATTACCTTGCCTGTAGAAAGAGCCATCACAGGAATTCCAAACTTAATAGAAGTAAGGTCTGTTTCTCGGTATGGATTTTCTCTTGTGACTGCCGTATTTGCAGATGGAACTGATTTATGGAAAAGTAGACAACTTGTCAGTGAAAGACTAACAGAAGCATCAGAAAACATTCCCGCCATTTTTGGAAAACCAGTCATTGGCCCTATCACAACAGGTCTAGGGGAAGTATTTCAATTCACCTTGGAGAGTGAATTCCATACTCAAATGGAACTCACCACTTATTTGAATTGGTACATCAATCCAACGCTCAAAACAGTTCCAGGAATTGTGGAAGTGAATAGTTTTGGAGGAAAAACAAAACAATACCAGGTCATTGTGGATCCCTTTAAAGCAGCTTCACTTGGTGTTTCACTGAATCAAATTGTAAGCGCAGTAGAATCAAATAATCTATCGATAGGAAGTGGATATATTGAGCGATCCGGTGAACAATTGATAGTTGGTAGTGATGGTCTTTTAAAAGAAATCACTGACTTTGAAAAAATCCAAGTAGGGAAAATGGGAGATGGGTTTCCTATATATTTAAGTAGTATCGCCAAAATTGAGGAAGGATCGAGATTACGAAAAGGAGCGGCCACTGCTACAGGAAAATCAGAAGTGGTAGGTGCCGTAACACTCATGTTACTTGGTGAAAATTCATTAGAAGTAACTACTGCTGTAAAAGAAAAAATCACCCAGATAGAAAAAACTCTTCCGACAGGAATGAAAATCAAACCGTATTATGACCGTTCGATCATGGTGAAAAACACCTTAAACACGATCGTTTGGAATTTATCAGAAGGGGCCATTCTTGTTATCATCATACTGTTTCTGATGATTGGTGATTTCCGATCAGGTCTTGTCATTGCCTCAGTAATTCCACTAGCGATGTTATTTGCCATTTCACTTATGTTTTTACGAGACCTTCCGGCAAACTTAATGTCTATGGGTGCGATTGATTTTGGACTTATTGTGGATGGGGCAGTCATTCTGATTGAAAATTCGCATAGACGATTGGGATTAAAACGAAAAGAATTAAAAAGAGACCTTACCGACAAAGAACAAAAAGAAACCATTCTAAATGCGACAATAGAAGTTCGAAAAGCCACTATTTACGGAGAAATCATCATAGGAATTGTTTATATTCCGATTCTTACATTAAGTGGAACCGAAGGCAAAATGTTTATCCCAATGGCAACTACTGTTTTGTTTGCTTTACTTGGTGCGTTCTTCTTAACACTCACACTCATTCCCGTGCTTGCTTCGTATTTTTTAAAAGGAGGTCATATCGCCGAAGGAGAAACAAAGTTTTTCCAAAAAATCCACGAATGGTATACTCCAAAATTAGAATATTGTCTAAAGGAATCTAAAAAAGTCACTTATTCCAGTATTGGAGTTCTTGTTCTTTCGATCATATTATTCTTTCGATTGGGAGGAGAATTTTTACCAAAATTAGACGAAGGAAATCTCCTAATCGAAATTAGTCGGTATCCATCCACAACTTTAACAGAATCATTACAATCTTCTATGAAAATTGAAAAAGCCATTCTAAAGGAAATTCCAGAAATCACAGAAGTGGTTTCGAGAACAGGATCACCAGAACTTGCCATTGAACCGATGGGTGTAGAAAAAACCGATATGTATATGGATATGAAACCAAGATCCGAATGGAAACTAAGTAAAATGGAACTTGAACTCAAGTTACAAGAGATCATTGAAAGAGTGGCCCCACAAGTGGCCTTCGGTTTGTCTCAACCCATCGAAATGCGGAACAACGAAATTATGGCTGGGATTCGGGCCGATGTGGGAATCAAAATTTTTGGAGATGATTTAACAAAACTAAAATCCTTAGCAGAAGAAATTTCGAAAAAAATCAAAAACATTCCCGGTGTCGTTGACCTACGGATCGAACAATTGTATGGATTGGAATACTTACGAATCAAACCTAACAGAGAAAAGTTGGCAAGATATGACCAATCAATCGTTGATGTAGGCCGTGTTACCGGATCTATTTCTTCAGGAGTTCCAGCTGGTATTATTTACGAAGGAATGAAACGATTCGATATTGTCGTGAAAACAGATGTAAGTGGAAACCCAGAACAAATCAAAAACATACCAATAAAAGTTGGAAAAAATAGTTTTGCTCCCTTACATGAACTTTCAGAAATTTATATCGAAGATGGTCCTGTACAAATTTATCACCAAAACCAAAATCGTTATGCTTTGGTTCAATTTAATATTCGCGGAAGTGATATGGTGAGTACTGTAAAATTAGTCCAATCCGTTTTAGAAAAAGAAATTAAATTTCCGTCTGGTTATCATTATACAACTGGTGGTGAATTTGAAAAATTTGAATCCGCAACAAAAACTTTATACATTGTTGTGCCTATCACACTTCTTATTATTTTTTTAATCTTATATTTTGCATTTAACGAACTATCGGCGGCAATCATCATTTTCCTTAATGTTCCTTTTGCCATCACAGGAGGGATATTTGCTCTTTATATACGGAGTTTGCCATTTAGCATTTCAGCCGGTGTTGGATTTATTGCTTTGTTTGGAATTGCTGTTCTGAATGGACTTGTACTCATTAGTTTCATTCGAAGTTTGGAACATGAGGGAAAAAGTAAAAAAGAAGCTGTAAAAGAAGCAGCGTTGTCAAGACTTCGACCTGTACTCACCACAGCCCTTCTGGCATCCATTGGGTTTATTCCAATGGCAGTTAGTTCCTCACCAGGTGCCGAAGTCCAAAGACCTCTAGCAACCGTAGTGATTGGAGGATTGATATCAGCGAGTGCCCTTACGCTTTTTGTTCTCCCTCTCGTCTATTTAAAGTTTGCTGCAAAAAAAGCTTTCATACTATCAAAAGATGCATAG
- a CDS encoding dienelactone hydrolase family protein: MKQLISIFALVFAVQCASVPTAQLPVKSSVSGTPVEYKLDGKTYEGFLAVDSSVTGKRPGILVIHEWWGLNDYPKQRAKQLADLGYVAFVMDVYGKGIIAKDHVEAGKLSGANGDPKVMLKKIYKALEILKSNPNVDTSKIGAIGYCFGGGGVIELALDGADLRGGVVSFHGMLGSKNLASGAKKIKSKVLVHHGADDPFIPKTVVDTFIKTVTDAKAPVTFISHPGAVHGFTRPGAEGHGLPGLAYNEKADYASFDSMKAFFAANFK; the protein is encoded by the coding sequence ATGAAACAACTTATTTCAATTTTTGCACTCGTTTTTGCCGTTCAATGCGCGAGTGTACCAACAGCACAACTTCCAGTAAAGTCTTCCGTATCGGGAACTCCGGTGGAATACAAATTGGATGGGAAAACCTATGAGGGATTTCTCGCCGTTGATTCTTCTGTTACAGGAAAACGTCCCGGTATTCTTGTGATTCACGAGTGGTGGGGACTCAATGATTATCCGAAACAAAGAGCCAAACAACTAGCTGATTTAGGTTATGTAGCTTTTGTTATGGATGTTTATGGAAAAGGAATTATTGCCAAAGACCATGTGGAAGCTGGGAAACTTTCCGGTGCCAATGGAGATCCTAAAGTGATGCTCAAAAAAATCTACAAAGCTCTCGAAATTTTAAAATCAAACCCGAATGTAGATACTAGTAAAATTGGAGCCATTGGGTATTGTTTTGGTGGCGGTGGAGTCATTGAACTCGCATTAGATGGTGCTGACTTAAGAGGTGGAGTTGTTTCTTTTCATGGTATGCTTGGTAGCAAAAACTTGGCTTCTGGTGCAAAGAAAATAAAATCAAAAGTTTTAGTGCATCATGGTGCTGATGATCCTTTTATTCCTAAAACAGTAGTAGATACCTTTATCAAAACAGTAACTGATGCAAAAGCTCCTGTTACTTTTATCTCTCACCCAGGAGCCGTTCATGGATTTACAAGACCTGGAGCTGAAGGTCACGGACTTCCTGGCCTTGCATATAATGAAAAAGCAGACTATGCATCTTTTGATAGTATGAAAGCTTTTTTTGCAGCAAACTTTAAATAG